The window GGTTTAATCATCAGAAAGTGCCGCACAGGCGTCGTTTGTGGTGCAGTGATTTCGCCCTGGTTAACAAAACCCAGCTTGGAGAAGAAATCCATTGCGTCTTCACGGGCGCTACAGACCACACGCTTGACGCCTTCCTGACGCGCCACGGACTCCAGGGTAATCGCAAGCAACGTGCCTAACCCTTTCCCCCGCACGTCGGGATGAACCGCCAGGAAACGGATGGCCGCTTCATTATCCGCATTGATGGAAAGGCGGCCTATCGCGACCAGCCTTCCCTGTTCATCCACCACAGTTTGGTGATGTGCCAGAGCATCGTAGGCATCGCGCTCGGAGCCTAACGGCTGGCGCAGAGGTTTACGCAGCATTTCCCAGCGGAATTGATAGTACGCATCCAGTTCTTCTGCGCTTTCAGGTACTCTCAGATGATACATAACCCTTCCTCTATACCGAGATGCCTTATTGCATCGGGGTTCATAAGATCAGACCGCTGACAAACGGATACACGGCGCAATAGCGGCAACGGTGCCTGCAACGTTATGTCTGTAGCCAGAACGTCACCGGGCCGTCATTCACCAATGCCACTTTCATATCTGCCGCAAACTGCCCCGTTTCCGTGTGAACGCCTTGTTCACGACACTGTCCGACAAAATACTGATAGAGGCGATCGGCCTCCGAGGGATGTGCACCGCGAGAAAACCCAGGCCGCATGCCACGCTGCGTATCAGCCACCAGTGTAAACTGCGAAACCACCAGCACATTGCCGCCAGCCTGACGAACATTGAGATTCATTTTCCCGTCATCGTCACCGAATATGCGGTAGCCCAACACGCGCTCACAGAGTCGCGTGGCTTTTTGTTCGTCATCGCCCTGCTCAACGCCCAGCAAGATCAGCAAACCTTTATCGATCTCCCCAATAACCTTGCCTTCCACCGTAACGCTGGCGCTGGAAACCCGCTGAATTAGCGCAATCATAAAACCCAACAACTCCTGATGTCGTCATTCCCAATAGGGGCTGTGTCCGCCCCTGCGATATAAATCATGCTTTAGCTGTCGCCGCCTGCATAGCAAAAAAATCCGGCACCACCTGACGATCGGTCACCAGAATGCTGTGAATGCCCAAACTCTGTGCAGCATCGACGTTCGCGGCATTATCGTCAAAAAAGACAGCCTGCGCTGGCGTAACACCTTCCTGCGTCAGGACATACTGATAAATCGCCAATTCCGGCTTACGCAATCCAATATCTTGCGACAGATAGACCCTGTCAGCCGTTGCCCCCACTTCCGGGAATAACACCGGCCAGTGTGAACAATGAAGGCGGTTGGTGTTCGACAGAATCACCACGCGGTGCCCTTCCTGACGCAGGCGCTGCATGATGTCGATAACCTCAGGACGCAACGCGACAAAGATAGCCTGCCAGCCTGCGGTGAATTGCTCGAAGCTCAGAGCGATACCCATTTCCTGACATAGTCTGGTCGCAAATTCTTCATCGCTGATCTCACCCCGCTCATGCTGTTCAAACGCTTCGCCCATAACGAAACGTTCTTGCAACGTCGCGAGCGGCGCGCTACTCAGATTACTCCAGACGCCTAATACTCTTTTGAAATCAATATCGATGACGACATTACCCAAATCAAAGATATACAGCATGGCAGCCACCTCCTGACGTAATCGTAGGATTTTCACTGTAGCGGGAAATGGAGAAACTGAACAGGGTGGAAATATAAGGAAAGGTTAAAGTGGAAGAAAGTGCATAAAATTCAGGGCACCCGAAGGTGCCCTGTTGCGTAACCATACAAATCTGTCTGAAATTAGACGTCTTTGCTGCCGCGGCTAGCGCGTTTACGATCGTTTTCGGTCAGGTGACGTTTACGAATACGGATAGACTGTGGCGTAACTTCAACCAGTTCGTCGTCATCAATAAACTCCAGCGCTTGTTCCAGAGACATTTTGATCGCCGGAACCAGCGTGGTTGCTTCGTCAGTACCTGATGCACGCATGTTGGTCAGTTTCTTACCGGTCAGACAGTTTACTGTCAGATCGTTAGAACGTGAGTGAATACCAATGATTTGGCCTTCATACACTTCTGCACCGTGTCCGAGGAACAGCTTACCGCGATCCTGCAGGCTGAACAGCGCAAACGCGACGGCTTTACCCTGACCGTTAGAGATCAGTACGCCGTTCTGACGCTGGCCGATTTCACCCGGACGCACATCATCGTAGTGGCTGAACGTGGAGTACAGCAGGCCTGTACCAGACGTCATGGTCATGAATTCGGTACGGAAGCCGATCAGACCGCGAGCTGGGATCAGGTAATCCAGACGGATACGACCTTTGCCATCTGGAATCATGTCTTTCACATCACCTTTACGCTCACCCATGGCTTGCATGACTGAACCCTGGTGCTGTTCTTCGATGTCCAGCGTCACGTTTTCAAACGGCTCTTGGTTACGGCCGTCGATAACGCGGTTAATAACTTTCGGACGTGATACAGCCAGTTCAAAGCCTTCACGACGCATGTTTTCGATCAGAACCGACAGGTGCAATTCACCACGGCCAGAAACGCGGAACGCATCGGCATCTTCGGTTTCGTCAACGCGCAGGGCAACGTTGTGCACCAGCTCTTTGTTCAGACGCTCCAGAATCTGGCGCGACGTAACATACTTACCTTCTTTACCACAGAACGGTGAAGTGTTGACGTTGAAGAACATGGTAACGGTAGGTTCATCGACGCTCAGTGCTGGCAGCGCTTCGACATTCTGCGGATCGCAGATGGTGTCGGAAATGTTCAGCTCGCCCAGACCGGTGATCGCGATGATATCGCCTGCTTCCGCTTCGGTTGCGTCAATACGCTCCAGACCCAGGTGAGTCAGAACTTTACCGACTTTACCGTTACGAGTTTTGCCTTCGCTATCAACAATAGTCACTTGTTGGTTAGGCTTCACTTTACCGCGCTTGATACGGCCGATACCGATAACGCCAACATAGTTGTTGTAGTCCAGCTGAGAGATCTGCATCTGGAACGGCGCATTCATCTCAACCTGAGGCGGAGACACGTGATCGACAATCGCCTGATACAGCGGGGTCATATCTTCCGCCATGTCGGTATGGTCAAGACCCGCGATACCATTCAGCGCAGAAGCATAAATGATCGGGAAATCCAGCTGTTCGTCAGTCGCATCCAGGTTCACGAACAGGTCGAATACCTGATCGACAACCCAGTCAGGACGCGCGCCAGGACGGTCAACTTTGTTGATAACCACAATCGGCTTCAGACCGTTGGCAAATGCTTTTTTGGTCACGAAACGCGTTTGCGGCATCGGGCCATCCATCGCATCAACAACCAGCAGTACCGAGTCAACCATCGACATTACACGCTCAACCTCGCCGCCGAAGTCGGCGTGTCCCGGGGTATCTACGATGTTAATGCGGTAGTCTTTCCAATTAATGGCGGTATTTTTTGCGAGGATGGTAATTCCACGCTCTTTCTCCAAATCGTTGGAGTCCATTACACGCTCGGTTGCTTCGACACGTTCACCGAACGTTCCGGATTGTTGCAACAGCTTGTCGACCAGGGTGGTTTTCCCATGGTCAACGTGCGCAATAATGGCGATGTTACGCAAATTTTCGATCACAGCTTTGCCTCAGGCATTTAGAAATAGCGCGCTATTGTACACGTATTAATCGAGGGACTAAACAAGATCACAAGCATCTATGATAAACAACCTAGAGCTGCCTGCTTTGTGATCCCTTTCACGGTGCAAAAGCGCTACAAGCGAACACGAATGCACTAAATAAGTGCAATAATTCACACATGGAGCACCATTTTGGTGCTTTAGACTATAATGGTGCAGTGGATTTCTATGAGAAAGTCCCAAGTAGCAACACATTGCACACATTTAAAAAGTTGGCACACTTTTAGCTTTAGTCTACTCACGGCAACAACATCAATCCACAACGATATTCGTTCCACGACGATAAATGACCAATCGGGAGAACCAAGTATGTCCGCAGAACATGTTTTGACGATGCTGAATGAGCACGAAGTGAAGTTTGTTGATTTACGCTTCACGGATACTAAAGGTAAAGAGCAGCACGTCACCATTCCGGCTCATCAAGTCAATGCCGACTTCTTCGAAGAAGGTAAAATGTTTGATGGTTCCTCGATTGGCGGCTGGAAAGGTATTAACGAGTCAGACATGGTTCTGATGCCAGATGCCAGCACCGCGATGATCGATCCGTTCTTCGAAGATTCCACGCTGATCATTCGTTGTGACATCCTTGAGCCAGGCACCATGCAGGGCTACGATCGTGACCCACGTTCTATCGCAAAACGTGCGGAAGACTTCCTGCGTTCTTCCGGCATTGCCGATACCGTCCTGTTCGGGCCAGAGCCAGAATTCTTCCTGTTCGATGACATCCGTTTCGGCAGCAGCACTTCTGGTTCCCACGTTGCTATCGACGATGTCGAAGCTTACTGGAACTCCGGTAAAGAATACGAAGGCGGTAACAAAGGTCACCGTCCAGGTCTGAAAGGCGGCTATTTCCCAGTTCCACCAGTCGATTCATCACAGGACATCCGTTCTGCTATGTGTCTGACCATGGAGCAAATGGGTCTGGTTGTTGAAGCTCACCACCACGAAGTGGCAACTGCTGGTCAGAACGAAGTGGCTACCCGCTTCAACACTATGACCAAAAAAGCTGACGAAATTCAGATCTACAAATATGTCGTGCATAACGTAGCTCACGCTTACGGTAAAACCGCGACCTTCATGCCAAAACCTATGTTCGGTGATAACGGTTCTGGTATGCACTGCCACATGTCTCTGTCTAAAGACGGTACTAACCTGTTCGCTGGCGACAAATACGGCGGCCTGTCTGAACTGGCTCTGTTCTACATCGGCGGTGTTATCAAGCACGCTAAAGCCATCAACGCCCTGGCGAACCCAACCACCAACTCCTACAAGCGTCTGGTCCCAGGCTACGAAGCCCCAGTTATGCTGGCTTACTCTGCCCGTAACCGTTCTGCTTCAATCCGTATCCCGGTTGTTGCCAGCCCGAAAGCACGTCGTATCGAAGCACGCTTCCCGGATCCAGCAGCTAACCCATACCTGTGCTTCGCTGCACTGCTGATGGCTGGCCTCGACGGCATCATCAACAAAATCCACCCTGGCGATGCTATGGACAAAAACCTGTACGACCTGCCGCCAGAAGAAGAAGCAGAGATTCCAAAAGTTGCAGGTTCTCTGGACGAGGCCCTGGCTGCACTGAACGAAGACCGCGAGTTCCTGACCCGTGGTGGCGTGTTCACCGACGACGCTATCGAAGCGTATATCGAACTGCGTAAATCTGAGATTGACCGCGTTCGTATGACGCCGCACCCAGTAGAGTTCGAACTGTACTACAGCGTTTAATAACTACAGCGTCTAATATTTATACCCTAAATAATTCGAGTTGCGTGAAGGCGGCAACCGCACGAGTCCCCAGGAGCTTACATAAGTAAGTGACTGGGGTGAGTAAGCGCAGCCAACGCACAAGCAGCTTGAAGTATGACGGGTATATCTCGGTGTGGTTGGGTGTGCTGATACCCGACCATCACCGATAAACAACAGAATACTAAGAAGTTTGTTCTTGTTGCCGTGGAAACGCTTCAGCCCATCTTCGGATGGGCTTTTTTCACCGCCGGCATTGGCCGTTGCGACGTAACATCCATCATCCACACTACAATGCACCATGCTGGTGCGGGAGTCTGCGTTATGGCAACAGGCACGCTGCCCGATGCTGGGCAGATCCTAAATTCCCTGATAAACAGTATCTTATTGCTGGATAACGATCTGGCTATTCACTATTCCAACCCGGCAGCACAGCAATTACTGGCACAAAGCTCGCGTAAATTATCCGGCACACCGCTGCCCGATTTGCTGGGATACTTTTCTCTGAATATCGATTTACTGCGTGAAAGTCTGGATTCAGGGCAAGGTTTTACGGATAACGAAGTCACTCTCGTCGTAGATGGTAAAGCGCACATCATGTCGCTCACCGCTCAGCGGGTACAAAACGATTTTATCCTACTGGAAATGGCGCCGATGGATAACCAGCGCCGTCTCAGTCAGGAACAGCTTCAACATGCACAACAGCAGGCTGCCCGTGATTTAGTCCGGGGTCTGGCGCATGAGATAAAAAATCCGCTTGGCGGATTACGCGGTGCCGCACAGTTGCTTGCTAAAGCCTTGCCCGATCCGGCATTGACAGAATATACCAAGGTCATCATCGAACAGGCGGACCGCCTGCGTAATTTGGTCGATCGCCTGCTCGGGCCTCAGCAGCCCGGCCTGCACGTCACCCAAAGCATCCATCAGGTCGCCGAACGCGTTTGTCAGCTCGTGTCACTGGAAAAGCCAGACAATGTAACGCTGGTGAAAGACTATGATCCCAGCCTGCCAGAGCTGACGCACGACCCTGACCAGATTGAACAGGTACTGCTGAATATTACCCGCAATGCGCTACAGGCGCTGGGCGAGGAAGGCGGAACGATTACGATACGTACCCGCACGGCTTTTCAGCTTACGTTACACGGCGTGCGCTATCGCCTCGCCGCGCGTATTGACGTGGAAGATGACGGCCCCGGCGTACCGGCTCAACTTCAGGACACACTGTTTTACCCGATGGTGAGCGGGCGCGAGGGGGGAACCGGTTTAGGGCTTTCCATCGCCCGCAGTCTTATCGACCAGCATTCCGGTAAAATTGAATTTAACAGTTGGCCAGGACACACCGAATTCTCGGTTTACCTGCCCATTCGCCAGTGAGGTTCACAATGCAACGAGGGATAGTCTGGATTGTCGATGACGATAGCTCCATCCGTTGGGTGCTTGAGCGCGCGCTTGCTGGTGCGGGTTTAACCTGCGCAACGTTTGAGAACGGAAATCAGGTGCTGCATGCGCTAGCAACACAAACGCCCGACGTTCTGCTGTCCGACATCCGCATGCCAGGGATGGATGGATTAGCGCTCTTACAGCAAATCAAACAGCGCCACCCGATGCTTCCGGTCATCATTATGACGGCGCATTCCGATTTGGATGCCGCCGTCAGCGCTTATCAACAGGGTGCGTTCGACTATTTGCCGAAGCCGTTCGATATTGATGAAGCCGTTGCGCTGGTTGAGCGCGCGATCAGCCATTATCTGGAACAGCAGCAGCCGGTACGCAGCCAACCGATCAATGGCCCGACAACGGATATTATCGGCGAAGCGCCCGCGATGCAGGATGTCTTTCGCATCATCGGCCGCCTGTCTCGCTCGTCAATCAGCGTGCTGATTAACGGCGAATCGGGAACCGGTAAAGAGCTGGTGGCACACGCCCTGCATCGCCACAGCCCGCGTACTAAAGCCCCTTTTATCGCGCTGAATATGGCCGCCATACCCAAAGATCTGATCGAATCAGAACTGTTCGGCCATGAAAAAGGCGCGTTTACGGGTGCCAACCAAATTCGTCAGGGCCGCTTTGAGCAGGCCGATGGCGGTACGCTGTTTCTGGATGAAATTGGCGACATGCCGCTAGACGTGCAAACACGTCTGTTGCGCGTATTGGCAGACGGACAGTTTTATCGCGTTGGTGGCTACGCGGCGGTGAAAGTGGATGTCCGCATTATCGCCGCAACGCACCAAAATCTTGAACAGCGCGTGCAGGAAGGCAAGTTCCGTGAGGATCTGTTTCACCGCCTGAACGTGATCCGGGTTCATCTACCGCCGCTGCGTGAACGCCGGGAAGATATCCCTCGTCTGGCACGTTATTTCTTACAGGCCACGGCCAAAGAGCTGGGCGTCGAGCCGAAGAATCTGCATCCAGAAGCGGAAACAGCGCTGACCCGTTTACCGTGGCCCGGCAACGTGCGCCAATTGGAAAATACCTGCCGCTGGTTGACGGTCATGGCCGCCGGTCAGGAAGTATTGATTCAGGATCTGCCGCCTGAACTGTTCGAGACAACAGCACCGGATTCCACCGTGCATATTCTGCCGGACAGTTGGGCTACGCTGTTAGCACAATGGGCCGATCGCGCGCTGCGTTCCGGTCATCAAAACCTGCTGGCAGAAGCACAGCCAGAAATGGAAAGGACGTTGCTGACGACAGCACTGCGACATACGCAGGGGCATAAACAGGAAGCGGCAAGATTGCTGGGATGGGGCAGAAATACCCTGACGCGTAAATTAAAAGAGCTGGGAATGGAGTAGCAAGATTGCTTTTTTATTGCTCAATTGTTAATAAACAAACTGGTGATAAAAAATACAATCTGGCGCACGAAATTGTCATTAATTTGTCCTTTACTTGCCTCGAGTCAGCAGTATGATCGTGTCGCTGATTCGGGAGGAATACCATGCTGGACTCATTGATTTCCGTAGCAACACACGGTGCTGAAATTGGCTCCGCGGCGAGCCACTCGCCGCAGGCTGCTATTGCCGCCGTTCTGTGTGCTGCACTGATTAACTTCTTTAGTTGATCCTATAAAAGCTAGAAAACAGCCAGTCGGTGCCCACATCGACTGGCTGTTTTTGTTATTATTTTTTTTCTCATCGAACAGCGCTATCGCCTCTCCTTACATTCATCTAGCCCTTCTTGTCACCTTTTCCGCCACCCGAAGTAAAATTGTTTCTCTTTCCAGCCACATCCCCAGCAACAAAACAAATTAAATTATTGATAATAAACAAATTTAAAGGTTGGCACATTCCCTGCTAAGTCACGGGAGAGAAAAATGAGGTCACATTCATAGGAGACTATCATGCCAACCCGTACCCCACTCTCTGGCGAAAACGCTTCATTTCTGGAAGCCCTCTACAACATCTGGCTAGAGTCACCCAACGATCTCCCAGCCGATTGGAAAACGTTTTTTGCCTCTGGAACCACTCCCGCAGACATTCTGGGAGGAGACTTACCCGGCAACACCGTTCTCTGGCTGAAAAAACAAGCCGCCGTCACCCAACTGACAGACGCATTCCGGCGTAAAGGTCATTTGAAAGCCCATCTCGATCCGCTTTCTCTCTCTCCTTTATCAGCCATTCCAGAGCTCACCCTGGCAGGCTGGGGGTTGGGCACCGAGGACTTATCCGCCGAATTCATGGTCAACGTCGGACGCCACACAACCATGATGTCGCTCAGGCAACTCCTGTCACTACTGGAGCAAACCTATTGTGGCCATATCGGTTATGAGTTCGATCATGTAGACGATGCAGATGCGAAACGCTGGTGGCTGGAACGAATCGAACACCTTTCCCCGCAACAGGAAAGTGCCGAGAAAAGCCTGCACACGCTGGAAAAACTCATTGCGGCCGAAACACTGGAACGTTATCTCCATACCCGCTACGTCGGGCAGAAACGCTTCTCGCTCGAAGGCGCAGAGAGCGCTATTGCTGCACTGGATGGCGTAATCAGTCACGCCAGCCGGCACGGTGTGGAAGAAATGGTGATGGGAATGGCACACCGGGGACGTTTGAATGTGTTGGTCAACATCATGGGGAAAGATCCGGCATTGCTGTTTGCCGAATTTGAAGGCCGACAGCCCATCGGAACGGGTTCTGGCGATGTTAAATATCACATGGGTTATGCCAGTAAAGTCGCCACATCGACAGGAGTCATGCATCTCTCACTGGCTTACAACCCTTCTCATTTGGAAATCGTCAACCCGGTAGTGCAAGGCCAGGTGCGTGCACAACAGCAGCGCCGCCATCGTCATGGTAAAGATAAAGTCATGGCATTACTCATTCATGGTGATTCAGCACTGGGAGGGCTGGGCGTTAATCAAACCACCTTTAACCTTTCACAAACCGCTGGCTATGGTACAGGCGGCACACTTCATCTGGTTATCAACAATCAGGTCGGTTTTACCACTTCCAATCCGCATGACATGCGTTCTTCTCACTACTGTACTGATATCGCTAAAATGATTGGCGCCCCCATTATCCACGTCAATAGCGACGATGTAGATGCGGTTTGTCAGGTCATTGCACTGGCCTGTGAATGGCGTATGGCTTTCAACCGCGACATCGTTATCGATCTAGTCTGTTTTCGCAAATTAGGGCACAACGAAAGTGACGAACCGCGCCTGACTCAACCGTTAATGTATCAGGCCGTGGATAATCACCCCGGTGTACGCGCCCGTTATGGTGAAAAACTGATACAGCGCGGCCTGATAACAAACGAACAGCAAAACGGGATGCTCGAGCGCTACCGCCAGTGGCTTTCTTCCTGTGCAATTACCGATGCCAATACCGCCGTGGAGACATCTCCTCTCAGGGATGATCTCTGGGAGCGTTTTGACAACCGCTGCTGGCATGATGCGCCGAACACCAGCTTACCCCTGAAAACACTGATGTCTTATGCAGACAAAGTGACTACCCTTCCTGATGAGATCGTGCCGCATCCGACGATTCAAAAACAGCTCGCACTACGTCAGAAAATGGGCAGCAATGAGGCACCGTTGGACTGGGGCATGGCGGAAACGCTGGCTTATGCCTCTCTACTGGACGACGGTATTGGTGTACGGATTTCAGGAGAGGACTCTGGGCGCGGTACCTTCAGTCACCGTCATGCGGTAGTACACAACCAAACACCACAACAAGACGATCAGCGCCAATACATTCCACTTCAGCACATTAGTGACTCACAGGCCGATTTTCAGATCATCGACTCCGTCCTGAATGAAGAATCCATTCTGGCTTATGAATATGGCTATGCCAGTTCCGCCCCCGACCAACTGGTTATCTGGGAAGCACAATTCGGTGATTTCGCCAACGGTGCTCAGATTGCCATCGATCAGTTTATTTCCTCCAGCGAAACTAAATGGGATCGCTACTGTGGGCTGACCGTCATTCTGCCGCATGGTTATGACGGTCAGGGGCCCGAGCACTCTTCAGGACGTCTAGAGCGTTGGTTGCAACTCTGCGCAGAAAACAACATGCGGGTGGTGATGCCGTCAGAATCCGCGCAAATGTTCCATCTCCTGCGGGGACAAATGTTAAGCAATATGCGCAAGCCGCTCATTATCTTCATGAGCAAACGCCTGCTGCGCTTCAAAGATGCTATGAGTCCGTTAATTGCACTGAGTGAGGGAGCGTTCCGGCCAGTGATCGCCGATGTGCGTAACCCGGACGCCAAAGATGTCACGCAAGTCATCCTGTGTGCGGGACAGGTCTACTATGACGTCTTGCAGGCAAGAGAAGCTCAGGGATTAACTGATAAAGTTGTGTTGATCCGCGTTGAACAGCTCTATCCATTTCCTCATCAGGCCCTCAAAGCGGCAATCTCTCCCTATCAACAGGTCAAACACTGGCTATGGCTTCAGGAAGAACCTGCCAATCAAGGGGCATGGCGACAAATCCGTCATGAGCTGGATAACCTCCTTCCCGAAAACATGCGCTTTCAATATGCCGGACGCCCCGCCGCCGCCGCTCCAGCCACCGGATATAGAGCCGTACATCAACAACAAATAGCCGATTTTCTCGCTGAGGCATTTCACTTCGTTAACGTTTGATCATTTTCATAAAAACAATCACGAATACCGGAGAAAAAAATGATAGAAATCAATGTCCCACAACTACCAGAATCCGTCACTGAAGGTGTTCTGGCAACGTGGTGCAAACAGGCTGGTGATATCGTCAAACGCGATGATGTTGTTGCTGAACTGGAAACCGACAAGGTCATACTGGAAATTCCCGCGCCAGCCGACGGCCAGTTATCCGAACAGCTCATCGCCGAAGGCGAGAGCGTTACATCAGGCCAGCTACTGGCGCGGATCATTCCCCAGAACACCGCCCCTTCCCCCACACCAGAAATTCCAACCGAAACGCCGATTGCCATGCCTGCTGCCCGCAAAGAGGCAATCCGTCAGGATATCGATCTGGCGCAGGTTACGGGCACCGGACGCCATAACAGAATAATAAAAGAGGATGTTCTGACGCAGGCTCGCCGTACCCGCGCACCAACGGACACGCTTCCCACCGACACAGCCGTGCCAATACTCGCTCCCCCTACAGATACAGTAGCAACAACCACAATACCGGAGAAAAAACCGACGGATAACCGACAAGAACGCCGCGAACCAATGAGTCGTCTACGAACACGGATCGCCGAGCGTTTACTCGCTTCACAGCGGGAAAACGCCATTCTGACGACATTCAATGAAGTCAATATGCAAGAGATCATCACGCTGCGTAATACCTATAAAGCGCGTTTTGAAAAGCAACACGGGGTAAAACTGGGTTTTATGTCGTTTTTTGTCAAAGCGACCAGTCACGCACTCCGTCAATTCCCTATCGTTAATGCCGCTATTGATGGGCAGAACATCATCTGGCGTGACTACTGTGACATAGGCATCGCGGTTAGCAGCGCACGTGGATTGATGGTTCCGATATTACGTAATGCTGAATTGCTGTCTCTGGCAGAAATCGAGCGCCAGATCAATGAGTACGCCGAATTAGCACGAGCAGGAAAACTACCGCTGGAAGCTTTACAGGGCGGCACATTTTCCATCACTAACGGCGGCACTTTCGGTTCCATGATGTCAACACCAATCATCAACCCGCCCCAGTCTGCCATTTTAGGGATGCACGCCATCACGCCACGCCCGGTAGCAGAAAACGATTGTGTCGTTATTCGCCCGATGATGTACCTGGCGCTGAGTTACGACCATCGCCTGATTGACGGCCAGGAAGCCGTACAAACACTAGCGACGATTAAACGCCTGCTGGAAGCGCCTGCACAGCTTTTGCTGGATATCTGACAAGGGGAAAACATGACAAAAGTGTATGACGTCGCCGTCATTGGCGCAGGCCCAGGCGGCTATATCGCCGCCATCAGAGCCGCACAACGTAAACTCGATACGATATGTATCGATGCGTTCACCAATGCCAACGGCGATCCTTCTCTGGGCGGCACCTGCCTGAATGTGGGCTGTATACCATCCAAATCTCTATTGCAATCTTCTGAGTTGTTTAACCAAATCAGTCATCAAGCACAGGAACACGGCATCACCGCGCACTCGGTGCAGATAAACGCCGCCCAAATGGTTCAGCGTAAAGACGATATCGTTGCACGGTTGACTCAAGGGATTGGTCTGTTGTTTCAGAAGAATGGCGTAACGACGCTCGCCGGTCGAGCCACACTGCAACATTACGCTGACGGCATCTGGTGCCTTGATGTCACACAAGGAGGCGAATCACAAATCATCCACGCGCGTCACGTCATTATCGCCACGGGATCTCGTCCACGCGCACTCCCCGATGTCACGGTAGACAACGAGCTGGTTCTGGATAATCAGGGGGCACTGGCAATGACAGAGCCCCCCAAACGGCTGGCGGTGATTGGAGCAGGCGTCATCGGGCTGGAGCTGGGTTCCGTCTGGAAGCGGCTGGGTTCAGACGTCACATTACTGGAAATGGCGGAGACTTTTCTGCCTGCACTGGAATCCCGTCTGGCAAAAGAGGCTCAGAAACAGCTGGCCGCTGACGGCTTACATATGCAGTTCGGTATCCGTATCGTCAAGATCGTCACACGCAAAAATGAGGTGCAGGTGACCTAT is drawn from Pectobacterium aroidearum and contains these coding sequences:
- the lpdA gene encoding dihydrolipoyl dehydrogenase, with product MTKVYDVAVIGAGPGGYIAAIRAAQRKLDTICIDAFTNANGDPSLGGTCLNVGCIPSKSLLQSSELFNQISHQAQEHGITAHSVQINAAQMVQRKDDIVARLTQGIGLLFQKNGVTTLAGRATLQHYADGIWCLDVTQGGESQIIHARHVIIATGSRPRALPDVTVDNELVLDNQGALAMTEPPKRLAVIGAGVIGLELGSVWKRLGSDVTLLEMAETFLPALESRLAKEAQKQLAADGLHMQFGIRIVKIVTRKNEVQVTYEQGDQTHELVVDKLIVAIGREPMLEGLGIERLGLEKDIRGGVVVDECCRTSHPQLWAIGDVVRGPMLAHKAMAEGVVVADLIAGQAAEPVDFNLIPWVIYTHPEIAWIGQSEAQLKQRGITFNKGNALFAANGRAMALGQAEGRVSLLADAASDRLLGATIIGPQASELINEIALAMAFCASGEDLACTVHAHPTLSEVLHEAALAINKQALHG